From Neospora caninum Liverpool complete genome, chromosome VIII, a single genomic window includes:
- a CDS encoding putative prolidase, with amino-acid sequence MASAASSSPESNDTDPHSPNSWYCSASSFSTPDAEPPPLRSTLEKHLSPFKGCAHAPGQNPVANHQAKPWLHWPSSLDDVRQSDAHRELHAYLTSYKTVAAMTRQVREVVFKAYETATASATQTARDTNVAAFFQGGSAADWAFYASDCDKAVFRQEQFFRYLFGVNEPDVFGLLDFSRRQAVLFVPWTSPDYQRFMGPPRPAEWYMKRYGLDGAIVYKAGLDEIREELNKRQIGHLHVLRGKNSDSDRLIEPPSVARDLGVPSVDSSHFLYDLLTECRVHKTELEREYLRAACLVSSQGHAFVMRNVYAGMVEGQAEALFRAFVHYAGGARHVAYDCICCAGPHGAILHYGHAGRPNDGVIKPGDMLLFDMGGEYSGYSTDITLSYPVDGMCSPEQRVVYEAAYDAQRAVEMAMKPGVKWTDMHRLAEKKILERLLAAGVISGPLEACIAAHLGSVFMPHGLGHLLGLDTHDVGGFSGEFPRSSEPGLCYLRTTRRLEENMVITVEPGCYFVPFLIDKALSDSTQSRLINKTALAPYMRLGGVRLEDVVIVTSDGIENLTVVPRRLEEVEELLATRTGRDSALGATEQKKRKAALQ; translated from the exons atGGCGTCGGCCGCGAGTTCCTCCCCCGAATCAAACGACACCGATCCTCACTCCCCCAACTCGTGGTACTGCTCCGCAAGTAGCTTCTCCACCCCTGACGCGGAGCCCCCGCCTCTGAGGTCGACTCTCGAGAAACATCTAAGCCCCTTCAAGGGCTGTGCACATGCTCCGGGGCAAAATCCAGTGGCGAATCACCAGGCCAAGCCGTGGTTGCACTGGCCCTCCTCTCTTGACGATGTCCGACAGAGCGACGCTCACAGAGAACTTCATGCTTATCTCACAAGTTACAAAACAGTAGCTGCGATGACGCGTCAA GTTCGCGAGGTAGTCTTTAAGGCCTACGAAACAGCAACGGCCTCGGCAACCCAAACGGCGAGAGATACGAATGTGGCTGCTTTCTTCCAGGGAGGGTCTGCTGCCGACTGGGCCTTCTACGCAT CCGACTGCGACAAGGCCGTTTTCCGACAGGAACAGTTCTTCCGCTACCTCTTTGGCGTCAACGAGCCCGATGTGTTTGGACTGCTCGACTTCAGCCGGCGTCAAGCGGTGCTCTTTGTGCCGTGGACGTCGCCGGATTACCAGAG GTTCATGGGGCCCCCGCGACCAGCTGAGTGGTACATGAAGCGGTACGGCCTTGACGGGGCGATCGTCTACAAAGCTGGTCTCGACGAAATTCGAGAGGAACTGAAC aagagacaaatTGGCCATCTGCATGTTCTGCGCGGAAAAAACAGCGACAGTGATCGACTCATCGAGCCACCCTCTGTGGCGCGTGACCTCGGCGTCCCCTCCGTCGATAGTTCTCACTTTCTCTATGATCTCCTTACAGAGTGTCGCGTTCACAAG acagaaTTGGAACGCGAGTACCTTCGAGCTGCGTGCTTAGTCTCGTCGCAAGGGCATGCATTCGTCATGCGCAACGTGTACGCCGGCATGGTTGAAGGTCAGGCGGAGGCGcttttccgcgccttcgttCACTACGCTGGCGGCGCGAGACACGTTGCCTACGACTGCATTTGCTG TGCGGGGCCTCACGGAGCAATCCTTCACTACGGCCACGCTGGCCGACCGAATGACGGGGTCATCAAGCCCGGAGACATGCTCCTCTTCGACATG GGCGGAGAGTACAGCGGCTACTCCACAGACATCACACTCAGTTACCCCGTCGACGGCATGTGCAGCCCCGAACAGCGTGTCGTCTACGAGGCTGCATACGATGCGCAGAGGGCCGTGGAAATGGCCATGAAGCCGGGGGTCAAGTGGACAGACATGCACCGGTtagcggagaagaaaataTTGGAGAGACTCCTG GCGGCCGGCGTTATCAGCGGGCCTCTGGAGGCCTGCATCGCGGCGCACCTGGGGAGTGTCTTCATGCCTCACGGTCTAGGTCACCTTCTCGGTCTCGACACCCACGACGTGGGTGGATTCTCTGGAGAATTTCCTCGGAGTTCGGAGCCGGGGCTCTGCTACCTGCGGACCACTCGGCGACTCGAAGAAAACATGGTCATCACGGTGGAGCCAG GTTGCTACTTTGTGCCGTTTCTCATTGACAAAGCGCTTAGCGACTCCACCCAAAGTCG ATTAATAAACAAAACCGCATTGGCGCCGTACATGCGACTTGGTGGCGTTAGGCTAGAAGACGTCGTCATTGTCACTTCTGATGGCATCGAAAACCTCACT GTCGTGCCCCGTCGCCTAGAAGAGGTCGAGGAGCTTCTGGCTACCCGAACAGGGAGAGATAGCGCGCTTGGGGCCACggaacagaagaagcgaaaggcagCTCTACAGTGA